AGCCCAGCACTCCCGCGCCGAGAGCGACCCACACGCCCCGCGGCCGCGAACGGCCTCGGGACCGAGTCCAGCGGGTCATCAGGCAGGTCCACGCATTCGGATCGAAACGCTCAACGCACGCGCTGGTCGTGACCGAGCTTCGCACGCAGGCCCGAGTGGATGGTCAGGCACGTGGCAGGGGCATCGCCCACGACTCGGGCGAGGTTGTCGAGCAGGATGCCGGCCTGCTCGGCGATCAGCCGGGGCGACGCGCCCTGCCGCGGGGTGACACCGAGGTGCAACACCGGTTGGCGCTTCACGGTGAAGGCTCCGACGGTGCTGCCGACAAGGTCGGGTCGCTTGTCGAGGGAGTGTGTGAGCGCTTCGGTGGCGAACGAGGTGTCCACCAGCACGTTGTCGGAGCTGCCATCCTGCTTGCTGATCGGTCGCCGATAGATCTCCCGGCTGCCGCCCCCGCCGACACTGGCGATGATCATGATCATGATGATCACGACGAGTAGGAGGACTGCGACGGCAGCGACCAGCCACCAACTGAAGTCGGTGCCCGGCATTGTGCTGGCGGCGAATGCGTCGGTCAGCACCGTGTTGGCGCTCCCACCGAACTCTTGCCAGCGGGATGCCCACCAGTCCCAGAACGGAAGGGCTGCGACGGCGGCGCCGACGCCGAGCAGAATCAAGCCGACCACGAAGATGAACACACGGTTCAGGGCTCTGTTGGTGTCGTTCATGAGCCGATCGCTCCAATCTGTTTGATGCGCACGGTGTGGCGCAGGGCCGGGCGCACGTCGTAGGAGGCGATTTCTTCCTCGACGGCCCGGCGCACGGATTCCTCGTCGACCGGGATGCCCGAGGTGGGGGTGACCTCCACGATGGCGCGCCGGTGCGAGACCGACACCGCCGCCTGCCCCTGCGGCACTCGAGCGACGGTCTCGACACGGCGGGCGATAGCCGAAGCGAGAACCCCGTTGTCGACGATCACCGCTCGGTCGCCGAGAACCATCTCATGGCGGGCCAACCTGCCCGAGCGGATGGAATGCAGAATCAGGAGGAGGCCGATCGCCGCCACGAGAGTGCCGCCGGCCGAGATGGCCGCCAGCGGTTCCAACGTGGGCAACGTCGCCACCCAGGTCCATGCATCCGCTGGGGTCACCAGAAGGGC
This is a stretch of genomic DNA from Cryobacterium soli. It encodes these proteins:
- a CDS encoding DNA/RNA endonuclease G, whose amino-acid sequence is MSAPYARIVRRETHSPRTATTILLAVLIILACAYAGTELILHMLGQPALLVTPADAWTWVATLPTLEPLAAISAGGTLVAAIGLLLILHSIRSGRLARHEMVLGDRAVIVDNGVLASAIARRVETVARVPQGQAAVSVSHRRAIVEVTPTSGIPVDEESVRRAVEEEIASYDVRPALRHTVRIKQIGAIGS